In the bacterium genome, TCGAGTTACTCAGAGCAGGCGATCGTCTGCCGCCACTGCGGAAGCAGTGAGATTAAGCGTGCCCCATCCCTCTTTGGTTTTTCATCCAGGAGCGATTCTGGAGCCACGGTTGCATCCGGCCACAACTGTTCCGGCTGCCATTCGCATCATTGCAGCCAATGTCATTAAATGGAGTGAATCAGCCAGGCGCTCATGCGAGTCGAATCCGGAGAGAACGTGGAAAAGATCTCTATCTGCATTTGTTCATGGTTCATTGAACGAGTTGTTGCCCCATCAAATCAGGAGCCAAGGAATGACTAAAGCAGAAATTGTAGATGTGATTGCTGAAGGGACTGGGCTGACCAAGCTGGAAACTCAGGCTGTGATC is a window encoding:
- a CDS encoding zinc ribbon domain-containing protein, producing the protein MPIYEYRCERCDKVFEELIRSSYSEQAIVCRHCGSSEIKRAPSLFGFSSRSDSGATVASGHNCSGCHSHHCSQCH